One part of the Sphingobacterium sp. LZ7M1 genome encodes these proteins:
- a CDS encoding acyl-CoA carboxylase subunit beta: MRGQLEELQRKREKLLLGGGLDKIQKQHEKGKLSAWERVLYLLDEDRDFTEIGVFAADGQYEEHGGCPNAGVVVVLGYVKNRLCVIVSNDATVKAGAWFPMTCKKNLRAQEIAMENHIPIIYLVDSAGVFLPMQAEIFPDKEHFGRIFRNNAKLSSMGIPQISAIMGSCVAGGAYLPIMSDYALIVEGTGSVFLAGSYLVKSSIGEVIDNESLGGADTHCEISGVTDNKYPNDESCLDAIKNIVDKFGSEPTYQYSRIEAKEPEYPMEKLYDYMPEDRLKPYNMVEILKCIVDSGSLEEYKADYGKTLICALARVDGWAVGIVANQREVVKAKKPGGSTEMQMGGVIYSDSADKAARFIMNCNQQKIPLLFFQDITGFMVGSRAEHGGIIKDGAKMVNAMANSVVPKFTFMVGNSYGAGNYAMCGKAYDPRLIYAWPTAKIAVMSGASAGKTLLQIQEAALKSKNISLSEADKNKLLQDIEKTYNEQLSPYYAASRLWVDGVIDPADTRKIISMGIEAASHNTEIGKYNVGVIQT, translated from the coding sequence ATCCAAAAACAACACGAAAAAGGAAAATTATCGGCATGGGAACGGGTCCTATACCTATTAGATGAGGATAGGGATTTCACCGAGATTGGTGTCTTTGCTGCCGATGGGCAGTACGAAGAACATGGTGGTTGCCCAAATGCTGGGGTAGTCGTGGTCTTGGGCTATGTTAAGAATAGGTTATGTGTGATTGTATCAAATGATGCTACGGTCAAGGCCGGAGCCTGGTTTCCGATGACCTGTAAGAAAAACCTGAGAGCTCAGGAAATAGCCATGGAAAACCATATTCCCATTATCTATTTGGTAGATTCTGCCGGTGTCTTTCTACCTATGCAAGCTGAAATATTCCCTGATAAAGAGCATTTTGGAAGGATCTTTAGAAATAATGCCAAGCTTTCTTCCATGGGTATCCCCCAGATTTCTGCCATTATGGGTTCTTGTGTGGCTGGTGGTGCCTATTTGCCCATCATGTCTGATTATGCACTGATTGTCGAAGGTACCGGATCTGTATTTTTAGCAGGATCTTACCTGGTGAAATCATCTATTGGAGAAGTCATTGATAATGAGTCCTTAGGCGGAGCAGATACGCATTGTGAAATTTCAGGTGTTACCGACAATAAATATCCGAATGATGAGAGTTGCTTGGATGCCATCAAAAATATAGTGGATAAATTCGGTTCTGAACCTACCTATCAATATTCAAGGATAGAAGCGAAGGAGCCAGAATATCCGATGGAAAAACTCTATGATTATATGCCTGAAGATAGATTGAAGCCCTACAATATGGTTGAAATCCTGAAATGTATAGTCGATAGTGGTTCCTTAGAAGAATATAAAGCAGATTATGGCAAGACCCTGATCTGTGCCTTGGCTCGGGTAGATGGATGGGCAGTGGGCATAGTGGCCAATCAACGGGAAGTGGTTAAGGCCAAGAAACCTGGAGGTTCAACAGAAATGCAGATGGGTGGAGTGATCTATTCAGATTCAGCTGATAAGGCAGCCCGTTTTATCATGAACTGTAACCAACAGAAAATACCATTGCTATTCTTTCAGGACATCACCGGTTTTATGGTGGGTTCCAGGGCAGAGCATGGTGGAATTATCAAGGATGGTGCTAAAATGGTGAATGCCATGGCCAATTCCGTAGTGCCAAAATTCACGTTTATGGTAGGAAATAGCTATGGAGCAGGTAATTACGCGATGTGTGGCAAAGCTTATGATCCTCGATTGATCTATGCATGGCCTACCGCCAAAATAGCGGTAATGAGCGGTGCATCTGCAGGTAAAACTTTGTTGCAGATCCAAGAAGCAGCCTTAAAATCAAAGAATATCAGCCTGAGTGAAGCGGACAAAAACAAGCTTTTACAGGATATCGAAAAGACCTATAATGAGCAATTGAGCCCTTACTATGCAGCCTCCAGATTATGGGTAGATGGAGTGATCGATCCAGCCGATACCAGAAAAATTATTTCCATGGGTATAGAAGCTGCATCGCATAATACAGAGATCGGAAAATACAATGTTGGCGTGATCCAAACTTAG